The Streptomyces kanamyceticus genome window below encodes:
- a CDS encoding response regulator transcription factor, with protein MPHTVLLAEDDRAIRHAVERALTLEGYEVTAVADGIQALATAHRQPPDILVLDVMMPGIDGLQVCQVLRAEGDRTPILMLTARVETADRIAGLDAGADDYVAKPFEIEEVFARLRALLRRVDGEAPFGRAAAREGTAERGEAAPVAADLITAADLRIDPGARRVWRGEVELDLTRTEFDLLELLARNTGIVLDHTAIYDRIWGYDFGPSSKNLAVYVGYLRRKLDVVAGAAPLIHTVRGVGYVLRES; from the coding sequence ATGCCCCACACCGTGCTGCTCGCCGAGGACGACCGCGCCATCCGCCATGCCGTCGAGCGCGCGCTGACCCTTGAGGGGTACGAGGTCACGGCCGTCGCCGACGGCATCCAGGCACTCGCCACCGCCCATCGGCAGCCGCCGGACATCCTCGTACTCGATGTGATGATGCCCGGCATCGACGGCCTCCAGGTCTGCCAGGTGCTGCGGGCCGAGGGTGACCGCACGCCGATCCTGATGCTCACCGCCAGGGTGGAGACCGCCGACCGGATCGCCGGGCTCGACGCGGGAGCCGACGACTACGTGGCCAAGCCGTTCGAGATCGAGGAGGTCTTCGCGCGGCTGCGGGCGCTGCTGCGCCGGGTCGACGGCGAAGCGCCCTTCGGCAGGGCGGCGGCCAGGGAGGGGACGGCCGAGCGGGGCGAGGCCGCCCCGGTCGCGGCCGACCTGATCACGGCGGCCGACCTCAGGATCGACCCGGGAGCCCGCCGCGTCTGGCGCGGGGAGGTGGAACTCGACCTGACCCGCACGGAGTTCGACCTCCTGGAGCTGCTCGCCCGCAACACCGGCATCGTCCTTGACCACACGGCCATCTACGACCGGATCTGGGGCTACGACTTCGGGCCCAGCTCCAAGAACCTCGCGGTGTACGTCGGCTATCTGCGCCGCAAGCTGGACGTCGTCGCGGGCGCGGCCCCGCTGATCCACACGGTGCGGGGCGTGGGCTACGTCCTGAGGGAGTCTTGA
- a CDS encoding sensor histidine kinase has translation MRAFPLRRGPRGTPRSPRSRASLRTTFAASFAAVAAGVTLLVGLLSYDAAAQLVRRDQQSVFAEVVSDLRSQVRHRSLDAEDYASGDLDHDGLRDDLTRPTRADVQVLGAGGRIVDRGSRALPVDPTERAIAREREPGKVARRDIEINGEEYRLATVALGGGRGAVQVAQQFSDTEDLLKDLQDRTLLFALLVVVSAGLFGWWLARRITGRLVRLASAAEGVAATGRVDIQVPVVGRDEVGRLGRSFDHMLGRLAKAEDDQRRLVQDAGHELRTPLTSLRTNISLLHRIDELPPGARAELVADLAEESRELTDLVNELVDLAAGRPDDERTEELTLVDVAREAAAVAGRRTGRTITLRAEGAQLFEGRPAALQRAVTNLLENAAKFDRGGTEPIEIVVEGRRVTVLDRGPGIAAADLAHVFDRFYRAPGARGLPGSGLGLSIVREVATRHGGTVFAEARQGGGAVLGFEVGDGAGDFGGE, from the coding sequence ATGCGCGCCTTCCCCCTCCGCCGCGGTCCGCGCGGCACGCCCCGCTCGCCCCGTTCGCGCGCCAGCCTGCGCACGACCTTCGCCGCCTCGTTCGCGGCGGTCGCCGCCGGGGTCACGCTCCTCGTCGGCCTGCTCAGTTACGACGCGGCGGCCCAACTCGTGCGCAGGGACCAGCAGTCGGTCTTCGCCGAGGTCGTCAGCGACCTGCGCTCCCAGGTGCGCCACCGGAGCCTGGACGCCGAGGACTACGCCAGCGGGGACCTCGACCACGACGGGCTGCGCGACGACCTGACCCGGCCCACCCGCGCCGACGTCCAGGTGCTCGGGGCGGGCGGCCGGATCGTCGACCGGGGGAGCCGCGCGCTGCCGGTCGACCCGACGGAACGCGCGATCGCGCGTGAGCGGGAGCCGGGCAAGGTGGCGCGGCGCGACATCGAGATCAACGGCGAGGAGTACCGTCTGGCGACGGTCGCGCTCGGCGGCGGCAGGGGCGCGGTGCAGGTGGCGCAGCAGTTCAGCGACACCGAGGACCTCCTGAAGGACCTCCAGGACCGCACGCTCCTCTTCGCCCTCCTGGTGGTGGTCTCCGCGGGTCTCTTCGGCTGGTGGCTCGCCCGCCGCATCACCGGACGTCTCGTACGCCTGGCGTCCGCGGCGGAGGGCGTCGCCGCCACCGGCCGGGTCGACATCCAGGTGCCGGTCGTCGGCCGCGACGAGGTGGGCAGGCTCGGCCGGTCCTTCGACCACATGCTGGGGCGGCTCGCCAAGGCCGAGGACGACCAGCGCCGCCTGGTCCAGGACGCGGGGCACGAACTGCGCACCCCGCTCACCTCGCTGCGTACGAACATCTCCCTGCTGCACCGCATCGACGAACTGCCGCCCGGCGCGCGGGCGGAACTGGTCGCCGACCTGGCCGAGGAGTCCCGCGAACTGACCGATCTGGTCAATGAGTTGGTCGATCTCGCCGCGGGCCGACCGGACGACGAGCGGACCGAGGAGCTGACCCTCGTCGACGTGGCGCGCGAGGCGGCGGCCGTCGCCGGGCGCCGCACCGGCCGCACGATCACCTTGCGGGCCGAAGGTGCGCAGCTCTTCGAGGGGCGGCCCGCCGCGCTGCAGCGCGCCGTCACCAACCTCCTGGAGAACGCGGCCAAGTTCGACCGCGGGGGCACCGAGCCCATCGAGATCGTCGTCGAGGGGCGCCGCGTCACGGTCCTCGACCGCGGTCCGGGCATCGCCGCCGCCGACCTGGCCCACGTCTTCGACCGCTTCTACCGCGCCCCGGGCGCCCGGGGCCTGCCGGGCTCGGGCCTCGGCCTCTCCATCGTGCGGGAGGTGGCCACCAGGCACGGCGGCACGGTCTTCGCCGAGGCGCGGCAGGGCGGGGGAGCGGTCCTGGGGTTCGAGGTGGGGGACGGCGCGGGGGACTTCGGCGGGGAGTGA